A segment of the Cryptosporidium parvum Iowa II chromosome 5, whole genome shotgun sequence genome:
ttttgatatcgaatcttttgattttgcattgaaattttaaatatatgctcaaaatcaattttttttattctacCAAAATGTGAACTAATGTAAACATAATGTAGGTATTATTGTagattatatttaaatataagagatcattataaattatttgaattttgatTCTCTTACTTCAATATACCAAGACTAGGATAAAACTGAagaaaatatcaatttttttgatttaattacaTTTTTTCCCAGCATAATTTTGGGCCTAGAATACgctttattttcaataaaaagcTTTACCAAattgtttaataaattaaattatctttatcATTACCATTATATTTATCTCGATGCAGAATAAATAATCTAATTAATCATTATAGCTAGTTAATTATTACATATCTAAAGCAATTTATTGCATtcaaaagatgaaattacactttcattaaaaattagtgaaaaaaataatccataccgatatatttttatatttattaatactctattccaaatattaaactagtggtatttttattgaaaaaaaatttattttttttttctagcCATTGGACCTACAACtctataatttaaaattatatttatctaAAAAATGTTTggtaaaaattattaaataaaatcaagCTAAAAAATATGGAAACCATCAGCTTTCATgcataaaattaataattaataaaatttttgaaaattcaattttaaaaataatactaatCATCTTGCTTTTAAATTGTGTAaaccaaaaataaataataaaaaatgagagtttaattataaaagtAAATAAGGAATAATTTACGTTTTTAGTATTTACagttttaatataaaatatacccacattaaataattacgtgttaacattttttataattaaaaaaaaattaacacCTAAATCTAAATAGTGTAAAATCTACTAAGATCATCTAGTAACATATCAAGTGATTAAATATGGTATATTTAGTCTTCAATATTCTGGAAAAACTTgattttgtttcttttttttttaatatcttcaaatatttgagCAAATACTAATTGAATGGACTCAAACCTCgtgaaaaagaaaaaattaatcatGAAATTAAgtcaaaaagaaaacttacaaaaaaaaattccaCCCTCGTACTTCCTTGGTGGATATATTTTAAACACTGAATCTCCTCATTGATAATTTGTATAAGTTATTTTGTATGCCCTCAATCAAACATGAATCTATTCtccattaaaaataaaatattttcaacaactgaaaatataatttttaacCATTCCTTTCAGACTATGTTCCCACTTGTGCTAGCTCAAATAATTAGAAACTTACCGAGTTTCAAATGGAGAATAAACTctaaaatttgtttttacCTTCACTTTAATGCCTTGAAAATTAGTTAGGAGTGAACTGtaacaaaatattgattaattcccatttttaaattgtatttttgaagaaaaaaataattaaactaaaaaaaatctagATATTCATtagtaaaatattttcaggtttataattttttaagcAAACAGTAATATAGGGAGAAATAAAATAGCACAGATatctaaaaattaaatgttAATGTTCgaatttattactttttaaCCAAAACTTACCCTAACTAAATTGTTACATTAAATTAAGTTCGAATGAGACAATTTTTTCCATTGAAGTTATCATTCGATCGTAGTTTACCACACTTTTTTATTGTTATAATTCGGGAAAATCTAAACagaatttatttgtttcttACCTGAATTCTCGatacaaaatattatctatAAGTTGTTTTTGACCAAAGAAAAGTATTCAcaataaaattttgaaatttcggaagtttattttcttgaaaaatgtacaaaaaaaatatatttttattttttgattcgTTTACATATTAACTTTTGCTTCAATTCGGTTTAAAGTTTTCAGGTTTAAATAACCCAATATTATAGTGATAAGTGTTAAAAAATGATGCTTTATACACTGCAGGGCGTTTTTGACTTTAATTTAACTGTTaacaattaaaattaatttatttgacaAATTAGTGAAACCTGAAGTCATTCAgcttaaataatttttatctGTTTGTATTACTTACCTTAACAAATTTTATAGttttatttctttgaaaacaaaatttgtgcattttttattttttgattaaatgATTCAGTTGCCTAGAAGAAATTTGTTAATTTGTCCATTTTAGACAAAATTAGGAAAAAGCAAGtaagaatatattgaaagGAATGTAGTAAGAATCGAAGGAAATGACTGGATGAATAAATTTCTGTAATCGAAGGGAAAAATCCTGAATTAActttttgttaatttgAAATCAATGAATTTCGTTTCAATATTCACCTACTATATATTGAGGTGAATTGGGAAGAAAGATTAGTTAAATATAAAGGGAAgtaaatttcaataaatgaGAAGTTTCATTTATAACCATTTTTCACTTCTCTAAAGaatattagtattaatattgattgataaaaagaaaactttCGGAAATCCCTAAATAGAGGGAATAAAGAGGAGAGTTTTTTTAGattctaattaattttcctTTCTCAATACTAAATACTTTTAGATCATTAAGTATAATAAATcccaatttctttttcatgAATTATTAGAGCCTTATGTACAATTGAAATGATTGGCcaattttctaatttattactaattgaataattaagAAGTTTAAtcaattgaaatttttttcgTTACTATTAAAATGTTACGACATAATTTTTAGTGATGATAGTTGTGATAGTAGCAACAGTTAGTTGCATAAAGATAGTGTTatcatcaataataataataataatattaatattattattactattgccatttattattagcGGAATGTAAAGAATCCTAATtagaatttatttcaaatataaagCGACAGCAAAAATAAGTAAAGGCATGCTACTTGTATTATAAGTAAAGCATTCACCAATATTCAAgttaattctaattttgaagattctttctgtaataattttgtattCAATCACTaaaccaaaaaaaaaaaatttaccagttttcaaattcattgtTTGTATTTCTATACCATTAAGTTTTGCCAATAAAATTACCAGGAAAAGTTTTCTTATACGAAAAAAAATAGGTGGAAAATTGTGATATCTTAAAATTACAAGAAATTCCCCATTTACTTCAATAAAATTCCTATCAGCCaataatgattttgatATATCTCATCATAGCTTTAACGCCTAGTAGATtacattaattatttctatcCATACATGATTTTAAGTTTTACTAGATAAAAAAgcaatattataatattcaGCTTACTTAACACTTATATCGATCATTGGACTTTTATGTTTGCAATTTAATGTGTTGTATAGCAATGAACTGATTGCTAAAAATTAGTTCATTTATTAcgaatattattttatgcTCTCTTCCTCCTAAACTAACTTAAATAATCAGAGATTCTATTCATAACCATTTCATTTCAATTGTACTATTAATTTAGGCCAATATTCACGATTCATATCAGTATTAAGATAAAGAAAGTGCCATTAATTAGAATCCCAACCAAGATAATATTTAGTTCcaataaaataaagataaataatacattttcaaatttaattatagtGTCGCCAAATCAGATTACATTTTtacttttcttctttaaagcagcaaataaataaatccaaataataattatgaGAATCAGAAAAAAGTATTCTGAGGCTAAAACATATTCTAAAATGTATTCTAAGTGTgttatataattttcaaatttaaagacTTTGTCTCTAAGTCTAACTAAAAAGTTAGAGTTTATTACTCAATTACGAGATTGCGCAATATTCGtgatttttcttaaataattataaaggGGAGAATTTTGcaaaataagaattaaatgatcACTCGattcatattttcttcCAACCTGTAAAATTTAACAATTATTTGCcaattttgatatttattttttgttgcTAATTGTCCAACTATGATAAATctaagaattaaatatttcaataatcaAAAATCCATAGAATACTCAAGACATACTAATCTACCATAAATAATACACTAATCTTagataaaatattcttgGCTAAATCTCCAACGGAATATTTACCTGTAATGGTAATATCTAACAAGTCGTAGAAAATCTTGCTTCAGATGCCACTAGATGAGTATTACTACATAGTGCAAATTTGACAAATCTCGACTAGTCAAATTCACagtaattcaaaatttgattttataaattattggctttcattttttttgaattgcAAGTAAAGATATGTTTCGCATTCGTAAGCTTTGTTAGCAGTATTAACGAGATCCTTGCCATATGAGTGCTTTCTGAAAAGATGAATTCTTTCACAAAGTGATGAGGTAAAACATTCCAAGCATGAAACATCTCCATTAGAGCAGAGATCTTTACAGGTAGAGACTCTATCGGAACAACTTTGGAGATACGAGTTTTCTGTAAATCTCAtcataatattgaatatcaTTTTCTCCATTAAATTGACTAGATCATCAGTAGTACATTCTCTAGGATTGGGGAGGTAATTACTAGTAGGAGCGCATACAATTTGTTTTGGAATATAATCTCTCTTCTGGCAAACCAACATCGCGGCGCTCAAGTCTGAAATGTATCCCAATCTGGTACTAATGACTTCTTGGTGCGAGGCTAAAGCATCCTTAAGTTGTAGGATTTCTTCTGTTTCAGGTTGATTGGTCTcactttctttatttattaactttGTGAGAAGCAATGACTTTGCGTATAAGGCATCATTTTTACCTTGCAAATTGACTAATAAAGAACCAGCCCCTCTGACTAATTCTTTGGAGCACTTTCTATCAACATCAAGCCCATTAACTACTGAAACAACTTCATTCTTATATTGCTCGTCCAATTTAATAGTTCTATCCAACTCTAAAAGGAGCTCCTTTGTATCTCTAGTAACTCTGACATTGTAAACTGCCAATTCAGAAGACAACTTTGAAATTTGCTCCATTTCACTAGCAATCAAAGAATCCAAATTATCATCAAGACCTATAACTGAAGAAGAGTAACCATGAGTAAAACTATCTGGATGGCTGAATCTCATTTGTGATGCCTTAGTTAAGACATCTAATTGCATTGTGGCCAAGTGAGTCCCTGCTTTAGGCTTGCAAGTGTCATCTACCAGAGCTGATTCCTCTAAGGGTGACTTCTCAGCAAAAGTACCATATCCCTTCTTTGCTTTACctaatttcttttcctcAGCCTGTTTCAACTTCctcaatttcttttcttcctcCTTTTGCTGTTTTTCTCTCAACTTCTCCTCCTTTTCCCTCTGTTTTCTTGCTTCCTTTTCAGCCTTAGTTTccttttgtttcttttccttctttggttttttctctttcttaGCCTTTTTATCCTCTACAACAACAGTTCCTTGCTCAGCAACAGCAACTTCTTGCTCAGCAGCAGCAACTTCTTCCTCATCAGTAGCACCCTCCTGAGTCTTCACcttcttctctttcttggcctttttctctttcttggcctttttctctttcttgGCTTTCTTATCTTTGTCCTTCTTGCCCTCGGCCTCCTCTACAGGTCCTTCCTGAGCTCCTTCCTGAGCTCCTTCCTGAGCTCCTTCCTGAGCTCCTTCCTGAGCTCCTTCCTTAACTCCCTCCTGAGCTCCTTCCTCCCCGGCCTTTGATTCCTTCACCTTTTTACCCTTCTTGGCTTTCTTCTCCTTCTTCTCCttcttttgtttcttttgtttcttATTCTTCTTGCCCTTCTCAGCTTTCTTATCTGGCTCACCTGAATCTACTGTTGAATCACTAGTAGATGAAACATGTGGCTCAATAGAAGGGTCAACAGAAGTTTGCAGTAAGGAAAAATGTTGAGTTGTTGAATGATAATTAGATACTTGAAGTATCACAAATACAAATGCTAAGattgaaaaaaagagtTTCATTCTTGTATTGACTTAGCaagataaaataaaaaaagtggtgagaaaaaatataaaaaataaagtaaaaatgACGAATTATGTAGATACTATGTTAGTCAGTATCTaagtatttaaatatttaagttATTAAGATTACTCTCCAcataaattcaaataaaatatattcgAGGCTAGACATAAACGGTACTGGTAGTACCGCTACATAATTTTACTTAATGTAGATGCTAGCCCGCGATAAAGTTTGATTCTATTTTTGGTAATTTACACAGAATTTGGTTTATAGTAAGTCTATTTGGTACATTTCtctaaaagaaaattataacTTTGCGCGAATTGATCTTACCACGGTATTCtttaaaacaagaaaaaaatttaaatttacaaCTTAAATTAATGCTTTGATGCTTTCCTCATCTAGTATTAAATTAACTGAAGcattgatttattttcagttCTAAACTTTAATAACACGTGAATATCAGATCTACCTTATTCAACtaagaaaatttattaatttacgaatttatttgtattaaaacattaaaatctttttcttcatttttctttattctttaattattagtTAATCATTAGATTTACAACCTTGTTATTTCATCCTTTTCATTTTCTCCATCTTCATTTCCGTCCCCgtcttcatcttcatcttctcCAGGTTCTTTTTCTACTTGAGCCACTGTTGTGCCACTGCTGGTTGCACTGCTACTAGTTGCACTACTGCTGATTGCACTGCTACTGGTTGCACTACTGCTGGTTGCACCACTAGTAGTACCAACAGAAAGTAATCCAGAATTCTTCATTTCATCAATCTTAGCTCTTAGTTCTGCCTGAGAAACAAACCCTAATTCATTACATCTCTGAATTTGTTCAGATAAACCTTCCCTTTTCATAATTAGAGCCCTTATTTCTGGAATATTGCTACACCTTTTCATTCTACAGCCATCAAGTCTGCAATTCTCACAGCCATTATGTTGGCTTGacttattatcaatttcaatattacaATTCCTGAGTTCTTGGttcaataaaataatcATAAGGTATGTACAAATACCACCTTCGAAGAGCATAATAGCTAGTCTTTTTTCCTCATCAGTAGATTCAGGTGGTGGTATTGATGGAATTTTATATTCACTTCCTGAAATACCatacttttcttttcttttcttatgCTTTTTGAATGCTTCACTCAGTTGAGTATGGtctttttcatatttaatCTTTTGTTGGCTTGATGCCTTCAGCTTAACACCACTCAAAATTgcatttttaatatcatcaGGTAACTTTTGATATGTTTTAGTTTTTTCAGCAACATCAGCTTTAAAATGAGAGTGACCCATAATAGAATGAGCCAGGAAACGTGAAAGAATcgaattaattttttcttccaaaATCCTTCCTACTTCTGATTCAGTTGGGGCATCCATAATATTATATGTTTCTTTGCTTGTGAGAGCCAAAAAACTTTCGCAAGAAAGAATTTTACTAAAGATTCTTCGAgcttctttaattaattgatttcGTTCTAAGATGAGTGTACTTTGTAAATTCTGAGCAGCAAGGCAACTACTGCATGAGGATAGATCTTCAAGTCCTGGGCATTGTGAACAGTAAGCCATTGATGTACAACTCAAGCATTCCTGTCTAGTACAActattacaaatatttttttgctTAACAACATTGTTAATAATGGAAACTTTTAGAGCTATTTGATATACTTTGGCTTCAAGTTTACCCTTGAGTATTTGGTATTGCTCCTTTGTACATTTATATGGTATATGACTCTTGTATAATATAAAGGCAGAAAGATTTTCCATTTGGAGAGAATTTTTGACTAGgcaatttttaattattttttccaagATACTAAACATATCATCTATAGTATTTGAAATAGTTTtacatttttcttttcttccaAAAGCTTCTTTACATGTCTTACAGCTCTTTGAGCTAATTATTCTGCACCTATTTCTGCAAAACCCTGTTTCATTTGTAATTTTAATCGATGCCATTTGACAGAAACTTTTCGCCatataaatttgatttgaaAGAATGAAAACAGATTCAAGTAAAGTTTCTTTACATTTAGAATCTTTCATTTGCCTATTAtgttcttttttaatagtcCTATAGACCTCTTTGTtattttgtaatatttcttttgctttatttatttgagaaTCACTAGAAACAACCTGTGACTCCAGATATAATTGCATAATACCAAGATCAAATGGCAAATTGTCACTTTCAGAGATTTTCTCtaaatttggatttggaGGTTTTTGAACagcttcttcttcttcatcatccTCGTCATCAGtatcatcttcttttttaagaCCTGCAGAAGAGCTATGCTTTTTATTTCTCAATTCTTCCTCTGAGCTAGCAATATTTTCCTGAGTTTTTCCGTGTTTTCCacctttattttttcttttaaacaTACCAAATAATTGACTTTTAAGTCCTTTTTTAGCACCTATGCTTGAGATTTCCGGAGAAGATTTACTTTTAAAAAGATTTCCTGAAAAaccaaataatttcttctttttatgTTTAGGTTTAAACTCAACTGATAATACAGAAGAAGAATCTGTTTGGTCTGAGGAATCTGATATTGATAAAGAGTCTTTACTGTCACTTCCTAATGAAACAGTATCATATGAGCTGAGTGAACCTGAATCCGAACTATCGTAATTTGCAGTTGCTTTTAATAGAGAGACTAGGGTGATACTTTGAAAGTTCTTCGATAAGGATAATTTggaagataataatttttcatcTATATTTTCACATAGTattgtaaaaaaaataacaacAAGATATAACCATAAATTGTGACCAATCATCTTGAATATGAAATTCAAGTTTATTGCACTTTTATTCCcctttatttattagtaacttttttttcagatttaattatttctatattaaaataattataaggTGTAGAAACGGAAACTCTACACCTTAcatcatttaataattgtgCTACCAGGAAAGATTCATGTGTTTCTAATTTTACACACATTACAAGTAAcctatatataaaaaaaaaaaaaaaaaaaaaaaaaaaaaaaaaaaaaacccaaggaaaaagaaatgaaaaagttaaaaaGCTGAATAGAGGTTAAGTTTATGTTGTAATAACAATATTGCGAGTTTGTTCCTTtcttaattcaaattatcattttaaATCAGATTTAATTTTCACACAATGTGGCGCGCAtcaaattacaaaaaatagTTCGGGCGCAGTGGCTGAAATTGACTTGAAAGTgcattttaaaaaaatattaacaaataatttcaattcGGCACAGCTCTTTAGAGTGGAAGCTTTTAATAGAGCttatatttgttaataCTTTgactttttaattatatcagCAGAAATCATACATTATTTGATCTTCGGGACAATTCATTTAATCAGTCcacaatattattattattaaccATCTTTCACTaggtaaaaaaaaataatgcaCTAGAAGTAAACATGATAAaactaatattttaatcctaaaaaaaattaaatttgaaaccATTAAATAAAGGTAGGGATTGAATTAGTCAAAACTCTTAAGCTTGCTGGagataatattaacaaagTAAATTAACAAACATAACTAAATTCAGAGAATTAATATGAAAACATTGAAGAAAAGGTAATAATATCACAGGCTATTGtctttttcttatttaatCATCAAGTTGTCGAATAGCTTTAAtgcttaatattaaatcgGTATATGTTTCTTGGATTAAAGTATCACAATTTTAGAATATCtgatttttctttatttttaatattttcaccCTATTAAACTCGGAATAAACATAATAATTTAGCGGAATGAGCAGATTTGACCCAAAAGatcaaatttttctaaatcaATAGCGACTTTCGGGATACTTTTTTAAGTATATTGCAAGTTAAcagattttattattatagaCGGGTTAAATTAATCGGTCATCTGAGGAGCTTAGAATTGGAGTAAATTGTAGGCCATTACTGCCGTTTGGGTCATTGCCCTCGGTGTTTGAGTTAGTTCCAAATCTCCTATTTTCTGGTGAATTTGTTCTACTCAATCTTCTTTCATTTGCAgtatatttcaaaagaCTGGTCTTGCGTCTCTTAGATTTGGAAACATTTTGTTTTCTTCTCGAGACAGAAGTTCTAGCTCTTAGCTTGCCTAGATTACTTGTTTGACTATTTATTGAATCATTTGAACTATTCACTTTTGAATTCAATGATGTTCGTTGTGCGCCAAGTTGAAATTTGCTTTCAAATCTCGATTTGACTTTCTCTCCTTCAGTAGTGTGTACCATATCAGTGGTAGGAGATTTTGGAGGGCTAGGCATTcctttattcttttttgaacTTGATGTAGAATTTTTATTGCTTCTATTTTTCCTCCTTTTAGAGCTTCCTTTCCGGTGAGTTTTAGattttaaattagaaatacgactagttatttttttttattttggattcttttttatctttttcttctagtttatttaaaaaatagttTGAAAGTTTTGTTTCTTCATAATTCACATTCATTGAACTTTCAATATGCGAAGATAAGTTACTGTCTCCCATATTTGAAGTATTAGTTCTTTCAGGTAGTAAAGATCTGGCTTTCTTTTTTGTCAAATTCATGTTTGAACTAACTAAAGATTCACTAGAAAAACTTTTTTTGGGCTCGCCATTTGAATAAGAACCGGATGAAGGTAGAGGATGAGGAAGAGGTCTTTGGCCAAATGGGCCAATGCTAGtcatattttcttcatcttcttcctcttcttccttTTCATCATCTAGATCTGATGAATTTCTTCTATTCAAGTTCTTGTTAGCTCTAGCTTTGCGTTTCTTTAGTAAATATTCCAATCCTCTCCTAGTTAGAGgcttttttttactttttggTTTTGGTAATCGAAAAGAACCTCGGTGTTTTGTTTTAGCAACTGCTGACTCTAGATTCAAGTCTTCACCCTTTGGTATCGGAGCATGAGATGGAGCTCCGCTAGAAGGGGAAGTGTAAGAATGAGGAGTTGGCGTTGGTGATGGAGAAGGGCGAGGAGGTAGTGGCGGCGGCAAAGGAGAAGGAGTAGAAGAGGGGGAGACAGAAGGCGATGGAGTTCTATGCCCATTTCTtaaatcttcatcttctagATATGAtgaatttcttctttcagAGTTTCTGTTATACCCAGTTCTGTGCTTCTTTAGTAATTCGTGCAAACCTTTCTTAGTTAAAGGCTTATTTTTGCTACGTGGTTTCACCACTTTAGAATATAATTCTTCTACTGTACTCATTGTTGGTTCTGAAGTCAAGTTTTCATCCTCTTGTGTAGGAACATGGGGTGTAGCTTCATCAGAAACGACGGCATAAAAAGGAGAAGGAGGAGGAGAAGGAGGAGGAgaaggaggaggaggaggaggaggaggaggaggaggaggaggaggaggaggaggaggaggagcAGATGAACCGGATGAAGGTGGAGGATGAGGAGGAGTTCTTTTTCCATTTCCAAAACCTCCAGCTCGAGACGAAGAGTTTCTTCTAGTTGTATTTTGATTAGTTCCTGTTTTGTGTTTCTCTATTAAATCTCTCAAGCCTCTCCTAGTTAAAGGTTTTCTCTTACTTTTTGGTTCTTTTTGAGAAGAATCTTGGTGGTTTGTTTTACCAACTGCTGAGTTcagattcaaattttcatCCTTTTGAGTCGAAATATGAGATGGAATTCTGTTAGATAGAGGGGTATAAGGAGGAGGAGACGGCGGAGGAGATGGTGGCGAAGAAGGAGGTGGAGGTGGAGGCGGTGGTGGAGGAGAATGAGGAGGCGGCGGTGGAGCAGATGAACCGGATGAAGGTGGAGGATGAGGAGGAGAAGGAGGTCTTTGGCCAAATGGGCCAATGTTAGttataatttcttcatcttcttcctcttcatCATCTAGATCTGATGAATTTCTTCTATTCGAGTTCTTGTTAGCCCCAGTTCTGTGTTTTTTTAGTAATTTATCTAAAGCTCTCTTAGTTAAAGGCCTTCTACTACTTTTTGGTCCTAATTGAGAAGAGCCCCATTGGCTTGTTTTATCAACTGTTGGGCCCGAATTCCAGTTTTCATTTTCTCTTGTCGGAATATGGGATGGAATTCCGTTAGAGGGGGAAACATAAGAAGGAGGAGATGGCTTAGGATAAGTCGGTGGTTGAGGGGCAGGAAATGAAGGTGGGGAAGGAATATTAAGGGATGGAGTTCTTTTCTCATCTAAACTTTTATCTCGAGACAAAGGATTTCTTCCATTCAGACTTCTGTTAGCTCCAGTTCTGTGTTTTTTTAGTAATTTATCTAAAGCTCTCTTAGTTAAAGGCCTTCTACTACTTTTTGGTCCTAATTGAGAAGAGCCCCATTGGCTTGTTTTATCAACTGTTGGGCCCGGATTCCAGTTTTCATTTTCTCTTGTCGGAATATGGGATGGAATTCCGTTAGAAGGGGAAGTATAAgaaggaggaggaggaggaggaggaggaggaggaggaggaggaggaggaggcGGTGGCGGTGGTGGAGTAAATGAACCGGATGAAGGTGGAGGATGAGGAGGAGAAGGAGGTCTTTGGCCAAATGGGCCAATGTTAGttataatttcttcatcttcttcctcttcatCATCTAGATCTGATGAATTTCTTCTATTCGAGTTCTTGTTAGCCCCAGTTCTGtgtttctttattaaatcttccaattcttttttgGTTAAAGGTTTTCTCTTACTTTTTGGTTCTTTTCGAGGAAAACCTTGGTGGTTTGTTTTACCCATTGTTGGATCTGAAGTCAAATTTTTATCCTTTGGAATCGGAGTATGAGATGGAGTCCCGCTAGGAATGGAGGGAGGAGGAGGGGCAGGAAATGAAGGCGGAGGAGGAATATTAGGCGATGGAGTTCTTTTTTCATCTCCTAAACTTTTATCTCGAGACAAAGGATTTCCTCCAGTCAAATTTCTGTTAACTCTAGTTTTGtgtttctttaataaatcttcCAAATCTCTCCTAGTTAAAGGCTTTCTCTTACTTTTTGGTTCTTTTTGAGAAGAATCTTGGTGGTTTGTTTTACCAACTGCTGAGTTcagattcaaattttcatCCTTTGGAATCGGAGTATGAGATGGAGTCCCGCTAGGAATGGAGGGAGGAGGAGGGGCAGGAAACGAAGGCGGAGGAGGAATATTAGGCGATGGAGTTCTTTTTTCATCTCCTAAACTTTTATCTCGAGACAAAGGATTTCCTCCAGTCAAATTTCTGTTAGCCCCAGTTCTGTGTTTCTTTAGTAAATCTtccaattcttttttgGTTAAAGGTTTTCTCTTACTTTTTGGTTCGTTTTGAAAAGAATCTTGGTGGTTTGTTTTACTCATTGTTGGATCTGAAGTCAAGTTTCCATCCTTTGGAATCGGAGCAGGGGATGAAGTTCCGCTAGGAATTGAGGGAGGAGGAGGGGCAGGAAATGAAGGTGGAGGAGGAATATTGAACGATTGAGTTCCTTGCTCACTTCCTAAATTTTCCTCTAAAGTTGAACTTCCTCCAACCAGATCTTCACCAGCTCCATCCTTGGGCTCTACAAaatttttagaattttgAGAACTAAATCCCATTTCACTATTTTTAcctaaatattttttcaggGTTCTAGttaa
Coding sequences within it:
- a CDS encoding signal peptide containing large protein with proline stretches gives rise to the protein MKIIIIIIILIALIFTQTNLHVNDLIIFQESYIKLKLLSNTNNNVSEDESDEGTAEELLGATGGYCEECEKEGNKGLCSHSISDEQNSSIVNSASYSQMNKELFGVEIDTDPDETSEANQTQKKQSLNEDIQRISMADIESFGISAELVLKDLIKVHKAISENFVTEENVLALYDLCNQIMEAIMFLSDSIDEFSRKHKRNQSILFKILKSNQGISTYRIFNLRNENKQLLVKAGIVKIRLKNLKMAFSKYCMPEEKRILFLMKQTIVGKYKNTKSYRDDIRKIFNDLYLPFLQGIHVCRSYPNTNCTKKNPCKKCKELISKFKSGEFEKELKKVNKIEREYAKVSKFGSVDLQEQLDNYLSLEKELRNLESSASSSDISQPELTPDDKSENDQVKSTKKTKKRKGPLISITKINNLINKNHKSRTVKRLEEKERSELKMLDDRYSKKNLNIFKSGTKKEKGQKKIMISSPVISGPQDFPQENTSNQDSSGNNSNTQDNVGTANSNINVITSGNTPTSDDDNESETRSQNTPTITTSTQSIESIAEKVIDTNSDETKTKVSKIDPITRQLLSKIASRREKRERRNQARNSKIFPTQSVVASVETSSKTSSSSDQRPFTDSDFDSSVSSFDSSDYEFDTDSDSPINAQLASPSGESTITNRGPENRINEPSSSVEESSISEPPVSESGQLQTVEGSSQSTRNEQPPSQEGPNTEDTSHISAQTSSNDQSQLPSSSKQLHNKGRKTGIVRTPHFKRPRKKVRFNLELNQEYPSEVIQRKGSIASKQLGPNEPNSSSKNPVSSLKKVLTRTLKKYLGKNSEMGFSSQNSKNFVEPKDGAGEDLVGGSSTLEENLGSEQGTQSFNIPPPPSFPAPPPPSIPSGTSSPAPIPKDGNLTSDPTMSKTNHQDSFQNEPKSKRKPLTKKELEDLLKKHRTGANRNLTGGNPLSRDKSLGDEKRTPSPNIPPPPSFPAPPPPSIPSGTPSHTPIPKDENLNLNSAVGKTNHQDSSQKEPKSKRKPLTRRDLEDLLKKHKTRVNRNLTGGNPLSRDKSLGDEKRTPSPNIPPPPSFPAPPPPSIPSGTPSHTPIPKDKNLTSDPTMGKTNHQGFPRKEPKSKRKPLTKKELEDLIKKHRTGANKNSNRRNSSDLDDEEEEDEEIITNIGPFGQRPPSPPHPPPSSGSFTPPPPPPPPPPPPPPPPPPPPPSYTSPSNGIPSHIPTRENENWNPGPTVDKTSQWGSSQLGPKSSRRPLTKRALDKLLKKHRTGANRSLNGRNPLSRDKSLDEKRTPSLNIPSPPSFPAPQPPTYPKPSPPSYVSPSNGIPSHIPTRENENWNSGPTVDKTSQWGSSQLGPKSSRRPLTKRALDKLLKKHRTGANKNSNRRNSSDLDDEEEEDEEIITNIGPFGQRPPSPPHPPPSSGSSAPPPPPHSPPPPPPPPPPSSPPSPPPSPPPYTPLSNRIPSHISTQKDENLNLNSAVGKTNHQDSSQKEPKSKRKPLTRRGLRDLIEKHKTGTNQNTTRRNSSSRAGGFGNGKRTPPHPPPSSGSSAPPPPPPPPPPPPPPPPPPPSPPPSPPPSPFYAVVSDEATPHVPTQEDENLTSEPTMSTVEELYSKVVKPRSKNKPLTKKGLHELLKKHRTGYNRNSERRNSSYLEDEDLRNGHRTPSPSVSPSSTPSPLPPPLPPRPSPSPTPTPHSYTSPSSGAPSHAPIPKGEDLNLESAVAKTKHRGSFRLPKPKSKKKPLTRRGLEYLLKKRKARANKNLNRRNSSDLDDEKEEEEEDEENMTSIGPFGQRPLPHPLPSSGSYSNGEPKKSFSSESLVSSNMNLTKKKARSLLPERTNTSNMGDSNLSSHIESSMNVNYEETKLSNYFLNKLEEKDKKESKIKKNN